Genomic segment of Triticum aestivum cultivar Chinese Spring chromosome 6A, IWGSC CS RefSeq v2.1, whole genome shotgun sequence:
CCCCCTTTCACGCGCGCATCTAGGGTTAGCGCCGCCACTCCTACCCCGGCGGCTCCTCTCCTTTCCCGGGTCCCGGactgctcctctcctcctctgacCGCTCCTCCATTGTTGCAGGTGGAGGGCGAGATGACCAGCCGCAGCTGCCACCTCTCGCCGGCAGCGGGTCCGCTGGAGGACGACAACCTGCTCTgcgagatcctcctccgcctccccccgGAGCCGTCCTCCCTCCCGCGCGCCTCCCTCGTCTGCAAGCGCTGGCGCTGCCTCGTCTCCGACCCCCGCTTCTGCCGCCGcttccgccgccaccaccgccgaaaCCCTCCCCTCCTTGGCTTCTTCAACAGAGACAGCGACCTCTTCCCCTTCGTACCTACTCTTGAGCCCCCAAATCGTGTCTCGCCTGGCCGCTTCTCCTTGCAGCGCCGCGAAGGCGACCGCTTCATCTCCCTTGGATGCCGCCATGGCCTCGTGCTCATCCACAACGTACGGCCGAACAAGGTCCTGGTGTGGGACCCCGTCACCGGCAAACAGCACCACCTTGCCATCCCCCCTGAGCTTGTGATACATGCGGAGAACACAGCCATCAATGGGGCAGTGCTTCATGCTGCCGGAGACATCCAACAGTTTCATGTGGTCTTGACAGTGGTGGACAACGTCGACAAGCAACACAAACGAGCGCTCGCCTGGCTTTACTCTTCCGAGACCAACTTATGGGGTGATCTTGTCTCAACACCGGTTCCATTCAAGGTTTCCACCTCGGATATTTTGGGTGATGAAGATGATGTCACCTTGGTGTTTACGGGAAAACCCGCTGTGATGGTTAGGGATTCTATTTACTGGATTCTTGCTGGGAATTTTGTTGGAATTCTTGAGTTTGATTTGGAGAAGCAAAGCCTAGCTGTGATACGGGTGCCAGCGCATATGCTTGAAAATGGGTTTTACCAGTTCTGGATTATGCGGGCAGAGGGTGGTGGTCTTGGTTTACTGTTGCAGAAAGATCAGAGCTTCCAGTTATGGAAGAGGAAGTCTGATTGTGATGGTGTTGCTTCATGGGTTCTTGGAAGAACTATTGAACTGGACAAGCTACTTTCCCTGAATGGAAATGGCAGCCAAGTCATACTAGGGTTCGCTGAGGAGAATAATGTGGTGTTTGTGTGGACACACGGTGTCCTCTTTATGGTCAATCTTGAGTCTTTGCAGTTCAAGAAACTTGGTGAAACCAGAACCCTTTCTCACTATCATCCATTCGAAAGTGTCTACACTGCAGGTAATAGTATGCCTTCAGATATCGGTTGTAACAAAACGAAGCCAATTTTTGATAATCGGTTGACAGAATTACGGTTCATACTCTTTCGTGTTAGGTTAACAGTTTTCATATCACTTGTTTCCTTTACTGCTTGATGACCTCTTCAACGTACAACAATTTCGTTTCTGTAGTATTTCTGTTCTGATTCTTGTGCGGTGGTGttttatgtactccctccgatccatattaattgtcgctggtttagtacaaagttgtactaactttgtactaatcagtgacaa
This window contains:
- the LOC123131868 gene encoding uncharacterized protein: MTSRSCHLSPAAGPLEDDNLLCEILLRLPPEPSSLPRASLVCKRWRCLVSDPRFCRRFRRHHRRNPPLLGFFNRDSDLFPFVPTLEPPNRVSPGRFSLQRREGDRFISLGCRHGLVLIHNVRPNKVLVWDPVTGKQHHLAIPPELVIHAENTAINGAVLHAAGDIQQFHVVLTVVDNVDKQHKRALAWLYSSETNLWGDLVSTPVPFKVSTSDILGDEDDVTLVFTGKPAVMVRDSIYWILAGNFVGILEFDLEKQSLAVIRVPAHMLENGFYQFWIMRAEGGGLGLLLQKDQSFQLWKRKSDCDGVASWVLGRTIELDKLLSLNGNGSQVILGFAEENNVVFVWTHGVLFMVNLESLQFKKLGETRTLSHYHPFESVYTAETDIGGGHDGVDLSQHIR